In a genomic window of Fusobacterium sp.:
- a CDS encoding LysR family transcriptional regulator, with protein MNMQHLKYVLEVNKTRSINKAAKNLYMGQPNLSAAIKDLEVEIGVSIFYRTKKGVQPTREGEKFLAKAAKIISQVNELESFYKTSSKSLVFLSIAVHRATYITIAISKFINNLENKKDMNITFNETNSLNVINEVASGNAEIGIIRYQNIHESYFLSLLESKNIIFEPLWEFEMLITFSDSHPLAALEKIPFEMLIDYIEIVSGDTKIPTVKDFETPASSKCIYVYDRGSHINLLTNVRGAFMWVPMLPEYILEKNHLVQKVCTIHPMITRDILIHSAERVKSSYAQDFILTLHDIIKNMPASDNEFLL; from the coding sequence ATGAATATGCAGCATTTGAAATATGTTCTTGAAGTAAATAAAACTCGGTCAATAAATAAAGCTGCAAAAAATCTGTATATGGGGCAGCCTAATCTTAGTGCTGCTATCAAAGACTTAGAAGTAGAAATTGGTGTTTCTATTTTCTATCGTACTAAAAAAGGAGTGCAGCCCACTAGAGAAGGAGAAAAATTTCTTGCTAAGGCTGCAAAAATAATATCACAAGTAAATGAATTAGAATCTTTTTATAAAACCTCTTCAAAATCTTTAGTGTTTCTTAGTATTGCTGTTCACAGAGCTACATATATTACAATTGCTATTTCTAAATTTATAAATAATCTTGAAAATAAAAAAGATATGAATATTACATTTAATGAAACAAATTCTTTAAATGTTATAAATGAAGTGGCAAGTGGTAATGCTGAAATTGGTATTATTCGTTATCAGAATATACATGAAAGCTATTTTCTTTCATTATTGGAAAGTAAAAATATAATCTTTGAACCTCTATGGGAATTTGAAATGCTTATAACATTTTCAGACAGCCATCCTCTTGCTGCCTTAGAAAAAATACCTTTTGAAATGCTGATTGATTATATAGAAATTGTATCAGGAGATACTAAAATCCCTACTGTAAAAGATTTTGAAACTCCTGCTTCTTCTAAATGTATATATGTCTATGACAGAGGCAGCCATATAAATCTTCTGACAAATGTAAGGGGAGCTTTTATGTGGGTACCTATGCTCCCAGAATACATATTAGAAAAAAATCATCTAGTACAAAAAGTATGTACAATCCATCCAATGATTACTAGAGATATCCTTATCCACTCTGCTGAAAGGGTTAAAAGCAGCTATGCTCAAGACTTTATTCTCACTTTACATGATATTATAAAAAATATGCCAGCTTCAGATAATGAATTTCTTCTATAA
- a CDS encoding NAD/NADP octopine/nopaline dehydrogenase family protein, producing MKEKVAVLGGGNGAHAAAADMARRGFEVHMFEDEKFAGKMQKVFETREIIQHGVLGEGIGKLSMVTTDIAEAIKGVKYIIMAVPAFGHSYYADLLIDHLEDGQIILILAGTFGSLIFWNKMKEKNIKKDVAFAETYTLPYDTRLIGPGESMVMGIHEPVKTGVMPAKKTEEVLRELKKFYDVEAAESVIESGLFTLNPVVHVPGCIMNAGRIELMQGEFWFYKEGITPCVGKVTEALDEERMEIIKKFGYKPVSVVDSLAAAGSVKTNIYEAITKNEQFGKIKGPDGLKNRYYTEDIPYGLVGWSVLAELVGIKTPIMDSLITIGSIAMGQDCRATGRKPEELGIAGMNLEQIKTYLYEG from the coding sequence ATGAAAGAAAAGGTAGCAGTATTAGGTGGAGGAAATGGAGCACATGCAGCTGCAGCAGATATGGCAAGAAGAGGTTTTGAAGTTCATATGTTTGAAGATGAGAAATTTGCTGGAAAAATGCAGAAAGTTTTTGAAACTAGAGAAATAATTCAGCATGGAGTATTGGGAGAAGGAATCGGAAAGCTTTCTATGGTGACTACAGATATAGCTGAAGCTATAAAAGGAGTAAAGTATATAATAATGGCAGTACCAGCATTTGGACATAGCTATTATGCAGATCTTTTAATAGATCATCTGGAAGATGGACAGATAATATTAATTCTAGCAGGAACATTTGGTTCTCTTATTTTCTGGAACAAAATGAAAGAAAAAAATATAAAAAAAGATGTAGCATTTGCTGAAACATATACACTTCCATATGATACAAGATTAATAGGACCTGGAGAATCTATGGTAATGGGAATTCATGAACCTGTTAAAACAGGGGTAATGCCAGCTAAAAAAACAGAAGAAGTATTAAGAGAGTTAAAAAAATTCTATGATGTAGAAGCTGCTGAAAGTGTTATTGAAAGCGGACTATTTACATTGAACCCTGTTGTTCATGTGCCTGGATGTATAATGAATGCTGGAAGAATAGAGCTTATGCAAGGAGAATTCTGGTTCTATAAAGAAGGAATAACTCCATGTGTAGGAAAGGTAACAGAAGCATTAGATGAAGAAAGAATGGAGATAATCAAAAAATTTGGATATAAACCAGTATCAGTAGTTGATTCATTGGCAGCAGCTGGAAGTGTAAAAACTAACATTTATGAAGCTATTACTAAGAATGAGCAGTTTGGAAAAATAAAAGGACCTGATGGGTTAAAAAATAGATACTACACAGAAGATATTCCTTATGGACTAGTAGGGTGGTCAGTACTAGCCGAGCTGGTAGGGATAAAAACACCTATAATGGACTCATTAATTACAATAGGAAGTATAGCTATGGGACAAGATTGCAGAGCTACAGGAAGAAAACCAGAAGAACTGGGGATAGCTGGAATGAATTTAGAACAGATAAAAACATATCTATATGAAGGATAA